One part of the Fusobacterium pseudoperiodonticum genome encodes these proteins:
- a CDS encoding DUF1353 domain-containing protein, which translates to MEKTKLILEPISNGKAILLEEYIYEINGYLIRVPKSFITDGASVPHSLQWLYNPYGKYINAAVIHDYLYSCYNNTGINRTLADKIFRHIMKETGVDDRTIRRFYVAVKYFGVTSWKPKLKNEGYKDRAIIDRTMEAREYYNYWNKILGL; encoded by the coding sequence ATGGAGAAAACTAAATTAATCCTGGAACCAATTTCAAATGGGAAGGCAATTTTGCTAGAAGAGTACATTTATGAGATAAATGGGTACTTGATAAGAGTACCCAAATCTTTTATAACGGATGGGGCATCAGTGCCTCATTCTTTACAATGGCTGTATAATCCTTATGGTAAATATATTAATGCTGCAGTTATCCACGATTATTTATATAGTTGCTATAACAATACAGGTATTAATCGTACCTTAGCAGATAAAATATTTAGACATATTATGAAAGAAACAGGTGTTGATGATAGAACTATAAGAAGATTTTATGTAGCAGTTAAGTATTTTGGTGTAACTTCTTGGAAGCCTAAACTGAAGAATGAGGGATACAAGGATAGAGCTATAATTGATAGAACTATGGAGGCTAGAGAATATTATAATTATTGGAATAAGATATTAGGATTGTAG
- the der gene encoding ribosome biogenesis GTPase Der: MKPIIAIVGRPNVGKSTLFNNLIGDKIAIVDDLPGVTRDRLYRDTEWSGSEFVIVDTGGLEPRNNDFLMTKIKEQAEVAMNEADVILFVVDGKAGLNPLDDEIAYILRKKNKPVILCVNKIDNYFEQQDDIYDFYGLGFEYLVPISGEHKVNLGDMLDIVVEIIGKMDFPEEDEDVLKLAVIGKPNAGKSSLVNKLSGSERTIVSDIAGTTRDAIDTLIEYKDNKYMIIDTAGIRRKSKVEESLEYYSVLRALKSIKRADVCILMLDAKEGLTEQDKRIAGIAAEELKPIIIVMNKWDLVENKNNVTMKKMKEELYAELPFLSYAPIEFISALTGQRTTNLLEISDRIYEEYTKRISTGLLNTVLKDAILMNNPPTRKGRLIKINYATQVSVAPPKFVLFCNYPELIHFSYARYIENKFREAFGFDGSPIMISFEAKSKDL, from the coding sequence ATGAAGCCAATAATTGCAATAGTAGGAAGACCCAATGTTGGAAAATCTACTCTTTTCAATAATTTAATTGGAGATAAGATAGCTATAGTGGACGACCTACCTGGAGTAACAAGAGATAGATTGTATAGAGATACAGAGTGGAGTGGTTCAGAATTTGTAATAGTGGATACGGGAGGACTAGAACCAAGAAACAATGATTTCTTAATGACTAAAATAAAGGAACAAGCAGAAGTTGCTATGAATGAAGCAGATGTTATTTTGTTTGTTGTGGACGGTAAAGCAGGACTTAATCCTTTGGATGATGAGATAGCATATATACTAAGAAAGAAAAATAAACCTGTTATCTTGTGTGTAAATAAAATAGATAATTATTTTGAACAACAAGATGATATTTATGATTTCTATGGACTAGGTTTTGAATATCTTGTTCCTATATCAGGGGAACACAAAGTAAACTTAGGGGATATGCTAGATATAGTTGTTGAAATTATAGGAAAAATGGATTTTCCTGAAGAAGATGAGGATGTTTTAAAATTAGCTGTTATAGGAAAACCTAATGCAGGAAAATCTTCATTAGTTAATAAACTTTCAGGTTCAGAAAGAACAATAGTAAGTGATATTGCTGGAACAACAAGAGATGCTATAGATACCTTAATTGAATACAAAGACAATAAATATATGATAATAGATACAGCTGGTATAAGAAGAAAATCTAAGGTTGAAGAAAGCTTAGAATACTATTCTGTGTTGAGAGCATTAAAAAGTATAAAAAGAGCAGATGTTTGTATTTTAATGTTAGATGCTAAAGAAGGTCTAACAGAACAAGACAAGAGAATAGCAGGAATAGCTGCTGAAGAATTGAAACCTATAATTATTGTAATGAATAAGTGGGATTTGGTAGAAAATAAAAATAATGTAACTATGAAAAAAATGAAGGAAGAATTATATGCTGAGCTACCATTCTTATCTTATGCTCCTATAGAATTTATTTCAGCTCTAACAGGACAAAGAACTACAAATCTTCTTGAAATATCTGATAGAATCTATGAAGAATATACTAAGAGAATTTCAACAGGACTTTTAAATACTGTATTAAAAGATGCTATTCTAATGAATAATCCACCAACAAGAAAGGGTAGATTAATTAAAATCAATTATGCAACTCAAGTTTCTGTTGCACCACCAAAATTTGTTTTATTCTGTAATTACCCAGAACTTATACATTTCTCTTATGCAA
- a CDS encoding crAss001_48 related protein gives MKAFVERMVVEKDELQDKVTKLENFVTGEKFKELKGLEQVYLKEQLKFMKGYLSVLRQRINFYNK, from the coding sequence ATGAAAGCGTTTGTAGAAAGAATGGTTGTGGAAAAAGATGAATTACAAGATAAAGTAACGAAGTTAGAAAATTTTGTTACTGGAGAAAAATTTAAAGAATTAAAAGGATTAGAGCAAGTTTATCTAAAAGAACAGTTAAAATTCATGAAGGGTTATTTAAGTGTATTAAGACAAAGAATTAATTTTTATAACAAATAA
- the rpiB gene encoding ribose 5-phosphate isomerase B, which produces MKIALGADHGGFELKEKIKQHLSKKEGIELIDFGTNSTESVDYPKYGHLVANSVVNKEVDFGILVCGTGIGISIAANKIKGIRAANCTNTTMAKLTRQHNDANILALGARIVGDVLALDIVDEFLAASFEGGRHQKRIDEIEACNLF; this is translated from the coding sequence ATGAAGATAGCATTAGGTGCAGATCACGGTGGATTTGAATTAAAAGAAAAAATAAAACAACATCTAAGCAAAAAAGAAGGAATAGAACTTATAGATTTTGGAACTAACAGTACAGAAAGTGTAGATTATCCAAAATATGGTCATTTAGTTGCAAATAGTGTAGTTAATAAAGAAGTTGACTTTGGTATCTTAGTTTGTGGAACTGGTATAGGAATTTCTATAGCAGCTAACAAAATTAAAGGTATAAGAGCTGCAAACTGTACAAATACAACTATGGCAAAATTAACAAGACAACACAATGATGCAAATATTTTAGCTTTAGGTGCTAGAATAGTTGGAGATGTTTTAGCTTTAGATATAGTTGATGAATTCTTAGCTGCTTCTTTTGAAGGTGGAAGACATCAAAAGAGAATAGATGAAATAGAAGCTTGTAATTTATTTTAA
- a CDS encoding DJ-1/PfpI family protein — protein MKKIAVFLFEGAELFEIASFTDIFGWNNIVGLKEFRDIKVETISYKEEIKCTWGGTLKAEKLVTENNLEEIFSYDALVIPGGFGGANFFKDKENEIFKKLVKHFYGNNKIIVAICTGVINLVETEEIKNKRVTSYLLDNKRYFNQLKKYDVIAEEEEIVVDENLFTCSGPANALDLSLLILEKMTSKENVEIVKKNMFLK, from the coding sequence ATGAAAAAAATAGCAGTATTTCTATTTGAAGGTGCAGAACTTTTTGAGATAGCAAGTTTTACAGATATCTTTGGTTGGAATAATATAGTTGGCTTAAAAGAATTTAGAGATATAAAGGTAGAAACAATTTCGTATAAAGAAGAGATTAAATGTACTTGGGGAGGAACTTTAAAAGCAGAAAAGCTTGTTACAGAAAATAATTTAGAAGAGATTTTCTCTTATGATGCTCTAGTTATACCAGGTGGTTTTGGTGGAGCTAACTTCTTTAAAGATAAAGAAAATGAAATCTTTAAAAAATTAGTTAAACATTTTTATGGAAATAATAAAATTATTGTAGCTATTTGTACAGGAGTCATTAATTTAGTAGAAACAGAAGAAATAAAAAATAAGAGGGTGACAAGCTATCTTTTAGATAATAAAAGATATTTTAATCAATTAAAAAAATATGATGTCATTGCTGAGGAAGAAGAAATTGTTGTAGATGAAAATCTATTTACTTGCTCAGGACCGGCTAATGCTCTAGACTTATCGCTATTAATTTTAGAGAAAATGACATCTAAAGAAAATGTTGAAATAGTGAAGAAAAATATGTTTTTAAAATAG
- the guaA gene encoding glutamine-hydrolyzing GMP synthase yields MKKGGIIILDFGSQYNQLIARRVREMGVYAEVVPFHEDVDKILAREPKGIILSGGPASVYTEGAPSLDIKLFEQNIPILGLCYGMQLITHLHGGKVARADKQEFGKAELELDDKDNCLYKNIPNKTTVWMSHGDHVTEMAPNFKIIAHTDSSIAAIENKDKNIYAFQYHPEVTHSQHGFDMLKNFVFGIAKAEQNWSMENYIESTVKSIKETVGNKQVILGLSGGVDSSVAAALINKAIGRQLTCIFVDTGLLRKDEAKQVMEVYAKNFDMNIKCVNAEERFLSKLAGVTDPETKRKIIGKEFIEVFNEEAKKIEGAEFLAQGTIYPDVIESVSVKGPSVTIKSHHNVGGLPEDLKFELLEPLRELFKDEVRKVGRELGIPDYMVDRHPFPGPGLGIRILGEVTKEKADILREADAIFIEELRKADLYNKVSQAFVVLLPVKSVGVMGDERTYEYTAVLRSANTIDFMTATWSHLPYDFLEKVSNRILNEVKGINRLTYDISSKPPATIEWE; encoded by the coding sequence ATGAAAAAAGGTGGAATTATTATACTTGACTTTGGTTCTCAATATAATCAACTGATTGCAAGAAGAGTCAGAGAAATGGGAGTTTATGCTGAAGTTGTTCCCTTTCATGAAGATGTTGATAAAATTTTAGCTAGAGAGCCAAAAGGAATTATACTTTCTGGTGGTCCTGCTTCTGTTTATACTGAAGGTGCTCCAAGCTTGGATATAAAATTATTTGAACAAAATATCCCAATTTTAGGGCTTTGCTATGGAATGCAACTTATAACTCATTTACATGGTGGAAAAGTTGCAAGAGCAGATAAACAAGAATTTGGTAAGGCTGAATTAGAGCTTGATGATAAAGACAATTGTCTATACAAAAATATTCCAAATAAAACAACTGTTTGGATGAGCCATGGGGATCATGTTACTGAAATGGCTCCTAACTTCAAGATTATAGCTCATACTGATTCTTCAATAGCAGCTATTGAAAATAAAGATAAGAATATCTATGCTTTCCAATATCACCCAGAAGTTACTCACTCTCAACATGGTTTTGATATGTTAAAGAACTTTGTTTTTGGAATAGCTAAGGCTGAACAAAACTGGTCTATGGAAAACTATATTGAATCAACTGTAAAAAGTATAAAAGAAACAGTTGGAAATAAGCAAGTTATCTTAGGATTATCTGGTGGAGTTGACTCATCTGTTGCTGCTGCACTTATAAATAAAGCAATAGGTAGACAATTAACTTGTATCTTCGTTGATACTGGTTTACTTAGAAAAGATGAAGCTAAACAAGTTATGGAAGTTTATGCTAAAAACTTTGACATGAATATTAAGTGTGTAAATGCTGAAGAAAGATTTTTATCTAAACTTGCTGGAGTAACTGATCCAGAAACAAAAAGAAAAATTATAGGAAAAGAATTCATTGAAGTATTCAATGAAGAAGCTAAAAAAATTGAAGGTGCTGAATTCTTAGCACAAGGTACTATATATCCAGATGTTATTGAATCTGTTTCTGTTAAAGGACCATCTGTTACTATAAAATCTCATCACAATGTTGGAGGTCTTCCAGAAGATTTAAAATTTGAATTACTTGAACCTTTAAGAGAATTATTTAAAGATGAAGTTAGAAAAGTTGGTAGAGAATTAGGTATCCCTGATTATATGGTTGATAGACACCCATTCCCAGGACCTGGTTTAGGAATCAGAATCTTAGGAGAAGTTACTAAAGAAAAGGCTGATATCCTAAGAGAAGCTGATGCAATATTTATAGAAGAATTGAGAAAGGCTGATTTATATAACAAAGTTAGCCAAGCCTTTGTTGTTTTACTTCCTGTAAAATCTGTTGGAGTTATGGGAGATGAAAGAACTTATGAATATACTGCTGTTTTAAGATCTGCTAATACTATAGATTTTATGACTGCAACTTGGTCACACTTGCCTTATGATTTCTTAGAAAAAGTTTCTAATAGAATTCTAAATGAAGTTAAAGGTATCAATAGATTGACTTATGACATTTCATCTAAACCACCTGCAACTATTGAGTGGGAATAA
- the rpsT gene encoding 30S ribosomal protein S20 — MANSKSAKKRVLVAERNRVRNQAVKTRVKTMAKKVLATLELKDVEAAKTALSVAYKELDKAVSKGILKKNTASRKKARLAAKVNSLVNSL, encoded by the coding sequence ATGGCAAATTCAAAATCAGCTAAAAAGAGAGTATTAGTAGCAGAAAGAAATAGAGTTAGAAATCAAGCAGTTAAAACTAGAGTTAAAACTATGGCTAAAAAAGTTTTAGCTACATTAGAACTTAAAGATGTTGAAGCTGCAAAAACAGCTTTATCAGTTGCATACAAAGAATTAGATAAAGCAGTTAGCAAAGGAATTTTAAAGAAAAATACTGCTTCTAGAAAGAAAGCTAGATTAGCAGCAAAAGTTAATTCTTTAGTAAATTCTCTTTAA
- a CDS encoding M15 family metallopeptidase, with protein MYKFSERSKSKLETVDIRLQNLMNVAIKESPYDFSITEGIRTMKRQRELVAQGKSKTLKSYHLKGKAVDIAVWVDGKVTWDFKYYKEVADCIKRVARKLGYIITWGGDWKTFKDGPHFQIEN; from the coding sequence ATGTATAAGTTTTCTGAAAGAAGCAAATCAAAACTTGAAACAGTAGATATAAGACTACAAAACTTAATGAATGTAGCTATAAAAGAAAGTCCTTACGATTTTTCAATCACAGAAGGAATTAGAACAATGAAAAGACAAAGAGAGTTAGTTGCTCAAGGAAAATCTAAGACTTTAAAAAGCTATCATTTGAAAGGAAAAGCAGTTGATATAGCTGTATGGGTAGATGGAAAAGTAACTTGGGATTTCAAATATTATAAAGAAGTTGCTGACTGCATAAAAAGAGTTGCTAGAAAGTTAGGCTATATTATAACTTGGGGTGGAGATTGGAAAACATTTAAGGATGGTCCACATTTCCAAATTGAGAATTAA
- a CDS encoding tyrosine-type recombinase/integrase, translated as MTFREVMEDYFKSWSLSVRASTSISHKKSFAYQSKGLLDLNIKDINKETIENHLAKMLQRLSQSTVAHWNTRCRCILEYAYKNKYIDSDFYKEVIHIKVKNTYAISVITEKQFKQLINIAKVQSRHTDLEEKILFLELLFKTGLRHSEAKALQVYKINLDSNEIRINQSLYCDIKGKWELASTKTPCSNRTIKIDKNLAQKLKDFIELKHKTKNDFLFAYEDGNPRTTVFAKELLRKSANILGVKISAHGLRHSHATMLIRNLVPIQLVQKRLGHADPALTIATYTHLISEDEKIIVDLLEKI; from the coding sequence ATGACTTTTAGAGAAGTTATGGAAGACTATTTTAAAAGTTGGAGTTTATCTGTAAGAGCAAGCACATCTATTAGCCATAAAAAATCTTTTGCTTATCAATCTAAGGGATTATTAGATTTAAATATAAAAGATATTAATAAAGAAACAATAGAAAATCACTTAGCAAAAATGTTACAAAGATTATCTCAAAGTACTGTTGCTCATTGGAATACTAGATGTAGATGTATTTTAGAATATGCTTATAAGAACAAATATATCGATTCTGATTTTTATAAAGAAGTGATTCACATAAAAGTAAAAAATACTTATGCTATTAGTGTTATTACAGAAAAACAATTCAAGCAATTAATAAATATTGCAAAAGTACAAAGTAGACATACAGACCTAGAAGAAAAAATTTTATTTTTAGAATTGCTATTTAAGACAGGGCTAAGACATTCAGAAGCAAAAGCTTTACAAGTTTATAAAATTAATCTCGACAGTAATGAGATTAGAATAAATCAATCTTTATATTGCGATATAAAAGGAAAATGGGAGTTAGCCTCAACTAAAACTCCTTGTTCTAATAGAACTATAAAAATAGATAAGAATTTAGCACAAAAATTAAAAGACTTTATTGAACTAAAACATAAAACTAAAAATGATTTTTTATTTGCTTATGAGGATGGAAATCCTCGAACAACTGTTTTTGCTAAAGAACTTTTAAGAAAAAGTGCGAATATTCTTGGAGTTAAAATATCTGCACATGGATTAAGACACAGTCATGCAACTATGTTAATAAGAAATTTAGTCCCAATTCAATTAGTTCAAAAAAGATTAGGACATGCGGATCCAGCTCTAACAATTGCGACATATACGCATCTAATAAGTGAAGATGAAAAAATAATAGTTGACTTACTTGAAAAAATTTGA
- a CDS encoding putative phage tail protein encodes MSNFKDVNLYDNLPDFMQQYKEIQAIFNIENVDLTKLWNEIRRSFNNGFIFSTDVLGISKFEKMMNIYPKATDNLKDRQLRVYIKWNATLPYTWRWLEEFLITYYQNVETRAIPILFNDKYELDIRLEKQKEFNDFDYSIYKELRPMIPSNLGLRVVNVIPTKSEKINVMSMVIYKAKKVLKENNRLTNLVGEKVFNNTLVYRLKKEV; translated from the coding sequence ATGTCCAACTTTAAAGATGTTAACCTATATGATAATTTACCTGATTTTATGCAGCAATATAAAGAAATACAAGCTATTTTTAATATTGAAAATGTAGATTTAACAAAACTTTGGAATGAAATTAGAAGAAGTTTTAATAATGGTTTTATATTTTCTACAGATGTTTTAGGAATATCTAAATTTGAAAAAATGATGAACATTTATCCTAAGGCAACTGATAATTTAAAAGATAGACAATTGAGAGTTTATATAAAATGGAATGCTACTCTTCCATATACTTGGAGATGGTTAGAAGAATTTTTAATTACTTATTATCAAAATGTTGAGACAAGAGCTATTCCAATTTTATTTAATGATAAATATGAATTAGATATTAGATTAGAAAAGCAAAAGGAATTTAATGATTTTGATTACAGTATATACAAAGAATTAAGACCTATGATTCCATCTAATTTAGGATTAAGAGTAGTTAATGTAATTCCAACAAAATCTGAGAAAATTAATGTAATGAGTATGGTAATTTATAAAGCTAAAAAAGTTTTAAAAGAAAATAATAGACTAACTAATCTAGTTGGAGAAAAAGTATTTAATAATACTTTAGTTTATAGATTAAAAAAGGAGGTTTAA
- a CDS encoding histidine triad nucleotide-binding protein — translation MATLFTKIINREIPADIVYEDDDVIAFKDIAPVAPIHVLVVPKKEIPSINDISDEDALLIGKVYRVIGKLAKEFGIDKDGYRVVSNCNEHGGQTVFHIHFHLIGGKQLGTMV, via the coding sequence ATGGCAACATTATTTACAAAGATTATAAATAGAGAAATTCCTGCAGATATAGTGTATGAAGATGATGATGTAATTGCTTTTAAAGATATAGCACCAGTTGCACCTATTCATGTACTTGTTGTACCTAAAAAAGAAATTCCAAGTATCAATGATATAAGTGATGAAGATGCTTTGCTAATTGGAAAAGTATATAGAGTAATAGGAAAATTAGCAAAAGAATTTGGAATAGACAAAGATGGTTATAGAGTTGTTTCTAACTGTAATGAACATGGAGGACAAACAGTGTTTCATATCCATTTCCATTTGATAGGTGGAAAACAATTAGGAACTATGGTTTAG
- a CDS encoding FKBP-type peptidyl-prolyl cis-trans isomerase: protein MKIGENKVVALDYKVYDADTKELLEDTAELGPYYYIQGMGLFLPKIEAALDSKSKGYKTTIEIPMEEAYGDYDEELVEELTKADFADFEDIYEGMEFVVELEDGSEMVAVITEIDGDKVYTDSNHPFSGRNLLFEVEVTDVREATDEELDHGHVHEYENEE, encoded by the coding sequence ATGAAAATAGGTGAAAACAAAGTTGTAGCATTGGATTATAAAGTGTATGATGCAGATACAAAGGAATTATTAGAAGATACAGCTGAATTAGGTCCTTATTATTATATTCAAGGTATGGGATTATTCCTACCAAAAATAGAAGCTGCATTAGACAGCAAATCAAAAGGATACAAAACAACAATTGAAATACCTATGGAAGAAGCCTACGGAGACTATGATGAAGAATTAGTTGAAGAGTTAACAAAGGCTGATTTCGCAGATTTTGAAGATATCTATGAAGGAATGGAATTCGTAGTAGAACTAGAAGATGGAAGTGAAATGGTAGCTGTTATAACAGAAATTGATGGAGATAAAGTTTATACAGATTCTAATCATCCATTCTCTGGAAGAAACTTATTATTTGAAGTAGAAGTTACTGATGTAAGAGAAGCTACTGATGAAGAATTAGATCATGGTCATGTTCATGAATACGAAAATGAGGAGTAA
- a CDS encoding phage tail protein, giving the protein MAFRGLTKKGADYLATRLANELAVEFLKVEIGDGAIISGQNPKNQTSLISYKKDVRILKKEQKNNAINLTIQITNDDITQGFYLKEIGIYVNDSTSNGCLYWYCNEDNAQYIPAKTDSVIAFEIDIRMEVTNSDATIINWSGKNTWINKEYLEENYTQNGGYKGTALEIDDRVVSALGKEDGKFPLTEAVKGNVYYFPGNKKFYICKEAQNRRVSVPDGNFEELSIWENRKRLENLYITKEEKTKLTLSQINNVNLNSITESGFYTSSGWSNNIVGLPAELNHNEGRAFYLVVFSLENGAYCQQVLYSFKGLIFCRAISGANSAFGQWKKINLI; this is encoded by the coding sequence ATGGCTTTTAGAGGACTTACAAAAAAAGGTGCTGACTATTTAGCAACTAGGCTTGCAAATGAATTAGCTGTAGAATTTTTAAAAGTAGAAATAGGTGATGGTGCTATCATAAGTGGACAAAATCCAAAGAATCAAACATCTCTTATTTCGTATAAAAAAGATGTAAGAATATTAAAAAAAGAACAAAAAAATAATGCTATTAATCTAACAATTCAGATAACTAATGATGATATAACACAAGGTTTTTATCTGAAAGAGATAGGAATTTATGTGAATGACAGTACTTCTAATGGTTGCTTGTATTGGTATTGTAATGAAGATAATGCTCAATATATTCCTGCTAAAACTGATAGTGTGATAGCTTTTGAAATAGATATTAGAATGGAAGTAACAAATTCAGATGCTACTATTATTAATTGGAGTGGAAAAAACACTTGGATTAATAAAGAGTACCTTGAAGAAAATTACACACAAAACGGTGGATATAAAGGAACAGCATTAGAAATAGATGATAGAGTAGTTTCTGCACTCGGAAAAGAAGACGGGAAATTTCCACTAACTGAAGCAGTAAAAGGGAATGTTTACTATTTTCCTGGTAACAAAAAATTCTACATTTGTAAAGAAGCTCAAAACAGAAGGGTAAGTGTTCCAGATGGGAATTTTGAAGAGTTGTCAATTTGGGAAAATCGTAAGAGATTGGAAAATTTATACATAACTAAAGAGGAAAAAACAAAATTAACTTTATCACAAATTAATAATGTAAATCTAAATTCTATTACAGAATCAGGTTTTTATACTTCATCTGGATGGAGTAATAATATTGTAGGACTCCCAGCTGAATTAAACCATAACGAAGGAAGAGCATTTTATTTAGTTGTTTTCTCATTAGAAAATGGTGCTTACTGTCAGCAAGTTCTGTACAGCTTTAAAGGACTCATTTTTTGCAGAGCTATATCAGGAGCTAATAGTGCTTTTGGTCAATGGAAAAAAATTAACTTAATTTAA
- a CDS encoding baseplate J/gp47 family protein, with the protein MFEDKTYENLLNDKLSRVAKDIDTREGSVVFDATAGNSLEEAQMYLTIAEYYQETFGDTASREFLIRRAAERGIKSKAASVGVYKGIFNIDIPIGSRFSLDIYNYIVIKKLPTGTFEYMLECETYGEEPNGSVGDLVPIDYIPGLTSAKITEMLIPGEDEEETESIRQRYLDSFNLQAYGGNIKDYEEKTMAQAGVGVVKVTPVWKGGGTVRVTILDSEFNIASTSLISKIQEVLDPTKDQTGKGLVPIGHIVTVDTPAQEKIYISTKLILKDLSVTNIKTDIDKTLKAYLLELRKQFKESEKIVVRTSIIESRILALNPNIIDIQETKINGYTQNFTLDSFKVPVWGDGNYVQL; encoded by the coding sequence ATGTTTGAAGATAAGACTTATGAAAATCTATTGAATGATAAATTAAGTAGAGTAGCAAAAGATATTGATACTCGTGAAGGTTCAGTAGTATTTGATGCTACAGCTGGAAACTCTTTAGAAGAAGCTCAAATGTATTTAACAATAGCTGAATATTATCAAGAAACATTTGGAGATACAGCAAGCAGGGAGTTTTTAATAAGGAGAGCAGCAGAAAGGGGAATAAAATCAAAAGCTGCAAGTGTTGGAGTATATAAAGGTATCTTTAATATAGATATTCCTATTGGAAGTAGATTTTCTTTAGATATCTACAATTATATCGTTATAAAAAAATTACCTACTGGAACATTTGAATATATGTTGGAATGTGAAACTTATGGAGAAGAACCTAATGGTTCAGTAGGAGATTTAGTCCCAATAGATTATATTCCTGGATTGACTTCAGCCAAAATAACAGAAATGCTTATTCCTGGTGAAGATGAAGAAGAAACTGAAAGTATTAGGCAAAGATACTTAGATAGTTTTAATCTACAGGCTTATGGTGGAAATATAAAAGACTATGAAGAAAAAACTATGGCACAAGCTGGGGTAGGAGTAGTTAAAGTAACCCCTGTTTGGAAAGGTGGAGGAACAGTAAGAGTTACTATTTTAGATAGTGAATTTAACATAGCTTCTACATCTTTAATTTCTAAAATCCAAGAAGTGTTAGACCCAACTAAAGACCAAACAGGTAAAGGTTTAGTTCCAATAGGGCATATAGTTACAGTTGATACTCCAGCACAAGAAAAAATTTATATTTCTACGAAATTAATTTTAAAAGATTTATCTGTTACTAATATAAAAACTGATATTGATAAAACTTTAAAAGCATATCTTTTAGAGTTAAGAAAACAATTCAAAGAATCAGAAAAGATAGTTGTCAGAACATCAATAATAGAATCAAGAATTTTAGCATTGAATCCTAATATTATAGATATTCAAGAAACTAAAATAAATGGGTATACTCAAAACTTTACATTAGACTCTTTTAAAGTTCCAGTGTGGGGAGATGGAAATTATGTCCAACTTTAA
- a CDS encoding nitroreductase family protein, with the protein MIEKIKNTRSHRKFTDKKISKEEILKILEGARYSSSAKNSQFLRYSYTVDDEKCKKLFSAISLGGLLKLEDKPTLEERPRAYILISAKKDTNIPDFLQYFDVGIASQNIALLANELGYGACIVMSYNKNVFKEILELPEDYESKAVIVLGETKDIVKLTDSKDENDTKYFIENGTHYVPKLPLDKILL; encoded by the coding sequence ATGATTGAAAAAATAAAAAATACTCGTTCACACAGAAAATTCACAGATAAAAAAATCTCAAAAGAAGAAATTTTAAAAATTCTAGAAGGAGCTAGATATTCTTCTTCAGCTAAGAATTCACAATTTTTAAGATACTCTTACACTGTAGATGATGAGAAATGCAAAAAACTTTTTTCTGCTATTTCTTTAGGAGGTCTATTAAAACTTGAAGATAAGCCTACTCTTGAAGAAAGACCTAGAGCCTATATATTAATTTCAGCAAAAAAAGATACTAATATTCCTGATTTTTTACAATATTTTGATGTTGGAATTGCTTCTCAAAACATTGCTTTACTTGCTAATGAGCTTGGCTATGGAGCTTGTATAGTTATGTCATACAATAAAAATGTTTTTAAAGAAATTTTAGAACTTCCTGAAGATTATGAATCAAAAGCAGTTATAGTTTTAGGAGAAACTAAAGATATAGTAAAACTTACCGATTCAAAAGATGAAAATGACACTAAATATTTCATTGAAAATGGAACTCATTATGTACCTAAATTACCTTTAGATAAAATTCTTCTTTAA